The DNA window TGCCTCTTCTCTCTCATCTTCCTACCTTGCCTTGCTCAGAGCCTTGGTCCCCTTACGCTGGGCCCAGCTCTGAGCCATCTGTCATGTTACACCCTAGTCCAGGTGTGTTCTCTAAATCTGTGATCAAAAGTCCTCTCTCCTACCTTCAGACCTATCCTGAAATCTGTGTTTCTCTCTAACTGTAATTTCTTTAGCATGAATTGTGTGTTCCTTTTATCTTGGGTTTTACCTGTAACTCAGCAGGGCAGAGGATGTGCCTGACAGTTGTTCCTGCAGTCCTGTGtatggatggagggagggagtggggagctggtggatgaaacattttgtttgtttcctgtcACTTCTCAattgttttcctctcttgctCTTTGCTGCAGAGTAAAGGCTATGCCATTGGCAATGCCCCAGAGCTGGCCAAGGCCCATAACAGCCATGCCAGGTGAGTGAGGGGTTGTCTTGCAGCTCACATTCGCCAGAGGAAGCAGACTCTTCATTGACCTCTCTCTGCTCTTGCCCTCACAGGCCAGAGCCACGGCACTTGCCGGAAAAGCAGAATGGTATCAGCGCTGTGCGAACCATGGAGGCTTTTCATTTTGTCAGTTATGTCCCCATCAAGGGACGACTCTTTGAGCTGGATGGGCTGAAGGTCTATCCCATTGACCATGGTAAGAGTCTGACCGTCCCTACTCATTGGCACAGTTGAATAGACACCCTGGTATGCCCAAATGTATGCGTTACTTTTCATTGCCACTAAGCATTAGCTAATGTTTGTGGAGAATCACTCCAGTGGCTCCCAGATTTGTCCTGAGTTTTGATAGCTCATTTTGGAGCCTATGTGCCGGGGACTGTGTCTAGAAGGCAATTACTTCTAAATGCATTGTATTGTTTTTTCTAGCCTTGccattttccttcccagttGCTGAGGGTCATgaggtcctgctgctgctctgaagtaACTCGGTATCACCAGCAGTATTTGTGTCCTCCTCACCTTGTGCCAAATAACCGCTGTGTGTTGAGGCACAAGGTGTGTTGAGGTGTAAGGTCCTAACGCAGATCCCAGGAGACTGCTCTGGTTACTCCTCCTACAACTTGACCACTAGTTCTGTCTTTTGGACACTTATTTGTTCCCTCTAGGACTTTGCTTATGTCAGGCCCTTTCATAAGTATACTTCATGTACTTCGGTTTCTTAAGCATGGCATCAGATCCAGTGGCAGGAGCTGGCATTTCCTTGGACTTTGTGAGCCTGGAGCCTATGAATTGCTTGTGGTCTGTAGGGTTCAAAACTCACTTTTCTGCCCTGCAGATAACTCGTGTTTTCCATTTggaaggcagaggcaggggatTCCATGTATGGGCTGACGGCGTGGTTCTTCTCCCTCCTGGGCCCCTTCTTGACTTGCTCCCTGGTACATAAGGGAGCCATGAGATTGCCTCTCGTGGGGATGTTGGGATCCTCTCTGTGAGTCTGAAGTAGGAGTTTTGGCCTGCTTTGCTAAGTCCAGCTCTGTCTCCTTATCCCAGGGCCATGGGCTGATGATGAGGAATGGACAGACAAAGCCAGGAGAGTGATCATGGAGCGCATCGGCCTAGCCACTGCAGGGTAATGTCCCAGGCCGCGGTGCAGGCACTGGCCCCTCACCATTTTTCCCTGGATTGTTTTTAGTGTGATCTCTGTGAGACAAGTAGTGGAAGTGGGGGTGGAGGATGTTGCTTGGGAAGGGTGCAGGTGCACTGTCTCCTTGTCTTCTCTTGCCTGCATTCTACCTGCCTTCAGAGCATACAGAGAAGCCGCACCCTCTGTGCGATGCAGAGTCCCTGCAAATGGCTACGCAGGTAAGAGTGGCCAGATTAGGTCCCTGTTAGCTCGAGTgcacaggagaaggaaaggtgCTTCTGGTCCTGAGCTGGGCCTCTTGGGTCCTTGGGCATGAGGGTGACCGAGCTCTGGcgcaggttgctcagagaggttgttGGTTACTCTGTGAAGGGTGTTTTGCGTTGTGGCGGAAGTAACCTTGCTTTGCTTCTTCAGCCAGTGTGAGCTTGAGTtggttttgggggaaaaacccacaatgTGTTGGTGTTAaatgccagggctggggaggcgctGCTTGGAAAGAGCCTGGAAAGTGCGGGGAATGGCTGGCAGCCTGAAGacccctgctgtgctgggagatgggcttcccaccaccaccttgCAGCTGATGTGCGCTGTCCCTTCCTGCAGGGAGCCATACCATGACATCCGCTTCAATCTGATGGCAGTGGTGCCAGATCGAAGGATGAAGTATGAGTCCAAACTGCACATCCTGAAGATGAACCGCCAGACTGTGCTGGAGGCCTTGCAGCAGGTGGGACAGCCCAAGTCCTGAGAGAGCGTGAGCCTGGGGAGGGCATAAGCTCTGCTGTCAGGGCATCACCCTGTGCTGTAGAGGCCCTGGCTTTCATAGGGGTTTTTGGCCTTGGGAAATGGGTTTTGGGTATAGGAGATAACCAGCCTCACTGCGTGGCCTTTTGCTGCTCACCTGGGAGGTTATATGTGGCGTTGTCAGTTGACTGTGTGCATGGACACTTGGAGGTTGCCTCAGCCTTGCGAGTTCTCGTTCTGCAGTGCTTGAACAGGAGGGATGTGGTTTGGGTCACCCCTCTCCAGCACTCAGTTTCTATCTGTCATTTGCCTTCAAGCTTATCCGAGTAACTCAGCCTGAGCTGATCCAGACCCAGAAGTCTCAGGAGTCTCAGCTGCCGGAAGAGGCAAAGCCAGCCAGCAACAAGATTGTGACACCAGAGAGTGCCCATCCAGGTAGACCCTGTACTGGTGGTGTTGCCAGTCAGCCTGGCCAGCTGTGGAGCGAGCACAGGCTGGTGACGATGGCTGGCTGACCTGGAGCTTGAGGGAGTTTTATGGTCAGCctcactttcttttctccaagcCCAGCTCTGTGCGCACTGCGCTGGGGTATAGTAGATGCCTGGGAGAAGTGTTGGAGGGGTGCGGAGCTTGAAAATGGGAGGGTTTAGGCATGGGGACTCTTGCAACAGCTGGAGGTGGAATGGGAGGTGGGTGTGGTGGTCTGGTGGAACGTGAGAACTCTTCTGCGATGTGGGCTGGGCAAGGGGCGGCAGAGGACATTGAGTAAAATATGATGGTGCTGGTCATGAAAGGCTCTGCTGTGCTTCTATGGCAGACGGCACCGACGAGCCCACCAGCCAGGGCCACCCTGCGGCCATGCAGAGCCCACCCAACAAATCCAAACCGGTGGCAAAGACATCAGCGAGCGGTATCAATGGGGCACCTCCAGCAAACCCCAATCCCATTGTGCAGAGGTTGCCAGCCTTCCTGGATAATCACAACTACGCCAAATCCCCCATGCAGGTAGGCTGGAGCTCCAGGTCAGCAGCGTGCCTGACTTGAGCTGAGCTTTTCAATTCCAGTCCCTCACTCCGTGTGACTATCGCTATCACCCAGCCTAAGCCCTTCCCTGCCTTGCAGCCTGCCTACCCTTGCACTCACGCAGGCTGGAAGGTGAGAGGGTAAAGAGTGACCTGGCAAAAGAGGTTAGTGTTAACGTGGGTCAACTGAGCAAGCATAGAGAAGAGTCCCCCATCTCACCGCTCAGAAGGGGAAGCCCCAGTGCTCAGCTGGCCTTGAGGATGTGTCTGCTGGGCTCTTCCTccttgccctgctgctggcagcccatCAGCAACTGTGTtttgcaggaggaggaagacctTGCAGCAGGAGTGGGTCGCAGCCGGGTTCCAGTCCGACAGCACCAGCAGTACTCAGATGATGAGGATGACtacgatgatgatgatgatgacgacGTTCGTAACACCAACTCGGCCGTCAGGTGATGCTTGAGCCAAgggtgaggggcagggagcagacGTTGGCAGAACCACCAGTGGTGACTTCCAGATCTTTTTCCTGAGCGCTGTTAGTTGTGTGAGAGCCTGCACTTGTGTGTGCAGTTAGGGCTGTTAACCTTGGCCTGCTATTTTACTGTTCCCTTGCTGGATTTTGTGAAGCCCTTCTGTATCTCTTCACAATCAGCCCTGAATTTTGGCTGCCCTGGGTACCTGTGTATTGGCAGCAAACTCTGGGGCTTCTTTACTTTCCCCACTTCTCCAAATGTTCCTGAATAAATGGAATAGCCCAGCTCTGGGGGGCTCCTCCATAGCTCCCTCTTGCTAGGGCTTTTCTAATGGCACTGGTGGCTGTGTGGGTGGTGGAGCTTGACCTGCAGAAGGTCACCTGGTAGCTGATCACTGTATATCGTGGATGGAGGGTGGAGGCTGGCTGTGCTGCGCTGAAGGGTGCCTGGTGGTCAAGGAAACTTGGAGTGCACTGCCTGGGGGGCTTCatttccccaaaacaaacctCAGTTCTCCAGTGCTGATTGCTAAATCAGCTCCTGGTGGCAGTGTTGGTGTGCTCAGGCTGCTGTGAAGGTCCAGAAGGTGGGGTCACAGCGAGGCTGCTCTTGGGGCTTctggaagaaggggagaggtACACAGCACCCTTTGGGAAGCCCCCTGTGCCCCCCGCCTGCATAGGAATACCTGTAGCTGAGCAGTTCAGTGGGGTGGAGTGCTGTCAGAGAAGCTGGCGGCAGTGGGGGTGACCTAGAAATGTTTCAGGCCTCACTTCATCCCTGCAGACAGCCTGGAGTGCTGAGTGCGGAGCTGGCAGTGCCTGCGCTGGGCCTCCACCTCCTTCCATCAGCTTCTCACCTTCCCTGCTGTGTTCCTGGGCAGGTACAAAAGGAAAGGGCAGGTAAAGCAAGAGCACATGACGGGGGCTGTGGATGGCCAGCTGTCTGTCCTCCAGCCCAACACCATCAATGTCCTGGCTGAGAAGCTGAAGGAATCTCAAAAGGATCTTTCCATTCCCTTGTCCATCAAGACGAGCAGCGGGGGTGCTGCGGTGGCAGTGGTCACCCACTCGcagccctctcccacccccagcaACGAGAGCACGGACACTGCCTCTGAGATCGGCAGCGCCTTCAACTCCCCGCTGCGCTCTCCCATCCGCTCGGCCAACCCTACCCGCCCCTCCAGCCCTGTCACCTCCCACATCTCCAAGGTGCTCTTTGGCGAGGAGGATGGCCTGCTGCGTGTTGATTGCATGCGCTACAACCGGGCCGTCAGGGACCTGGGGCCTGTTATCAGCACTGGGCTGCTGCATCTCACAGAGGATGGCATGTTCTGCCCACTGACTGTTGCAGGTAGGTGCCTGCCAGCTTTTGGGGGGTGGCATCTCCCCTGTGGTGACTGGACAGTGTCCTTGGACTTTGGGAGTGGATACTGGTCCTTTGCAACGGCTCCTAatgcttccttcctctgtgtgCAGATGGGGGGAAAAGCTCCCCCCCTTCTATCAAACCCAGTGAAGAGGCCCCGGTCACAATCAAACTGGACGAGAAGGAGGGCAGTGAGGCCAGTGACAGCAAAGAGAAGGTGGGACTTGGCAGGACCAGTGATCACCCTGGGGGGGAAAAGTATTCTCCCAAGGTGAGTTTTGTGCTGTGACAGCCCTGGGAATGTGGAGCTCCCTGCGCTCACCCAGAGACGCAGCAGCGCTGGCTGTGACTGAACCGCATGTGCACGCTGTCCCGCTCAGGTGTCGCCACAGTTGTCCCTCAAGGCACAGGGCAGTGCAGGTTTTGTGCCGTGTGTCATCTTGGGGACATTTGCCTTGGCagtgggcagagctgctgtctcCCACGGCTGAGATGTTCAGTGTGCTGTGCTCTTCTCTGGGCCAGGGGCTGATGGGACCCTCACCCCCAAATCCCAGCCTGCTGGTAACTTTACTGCCTGTCTCTGCCCTCCAGCCAGAGATAGGAGCAGGCTTGGACAGCACAAGTGCATCAGGGCTCCCAGAGGAGCGCTGGCTAGAAACTTTTACTCAAAAGCaaagtcttccttttttgttactGAGAAGACCCAGGCCCTGGGGTGTTTCTCAGGCATGCACGCAACCCTCCCCCCTGTCCCAGGGAACCAGGTACATGGAGGTGGGCCAGGCTTGGGCAGAACCCAGCTCCCCTGGGGCTGGCCATGGTGACTATCCTCTGACTCAGAAATTCCCTACAATGAACTGCtcttccccccctgccccaagcaaGTGTTTTTTGCTTTGATGAATCCTCCCTTTCCCAGCACAGAGAGGAGCACCCACCATCCCAACCTGTGCTCCTGGGCTGTGGCAGGGGTCTGCCTGCTCATGTTTGCTCTGCTTgatcctggcaggagctgttgGCCCTACTGAAGTGTGTGGAGGCAGAGATTGCGAACTATGAGGCCTGCCtgaaggaggaggtggagaagaggaagaaattcaAGGTATGTTTGTTGATGGCTTCTTTGTGCTGCCGATTTAGCTCCCTGAAGGCTTCTGTCTGGCATATCTTTACCTCAAAGTGGAAGAAGGCCTTTTCAGCTGAGAATGGCCATGGGGAGTGTTCCAGGTCCCCTTCTCGTTACCAGACAGCCCTATGGGCAGAGCTCCTGCCAGGGCAGACCAAATACCCAGAGCAGCACTAACTAGCTTGAAGAGGATGGAGCACTGCAGCTGGGCCACAACTGAACATCAGCACTgacaggaggaaggggagagtcTTTGTCCCAAGGCCTGGCAGGAttcctcccctgcccacccttGCCTCTTCCAGCTGCCCTTTGTGGAAAATGCTGGCATCTGAACTGGGATGGAGACTGTCCCAGTTGTGCactgggctgggagctgggtcCTTTCCTGCTCTGGTCTCCTTGGGCTGTGGGATGGGCCAGGCATGCTGGTTCTTTGCCTGGTTAGCGTTGAGCTCTCCTTTCTCCCTGCCACCTGTTTGTGGATTATTTGTGGATTTGTAATCTCTCTGTAGATTGACGACCAGAGGAGAACCCACAACTATGACGAGTTCATCTGTACCTTCATCTCCATGCTGGCCCAGGAAGGTGAGCTGGCTGTGCGGCCAAGGGGACGGAGCGTGGCGTTCAGAGTCAGCTAGGGGAGCTGCACTGAGCATGGCAGAGGAGTGGCTGGGAGCCTGGAAAGCTCACCCTGCCCCGACCTCTGCTTCTGCCAGACCCGGGGCATAAGGTAGCGCTCAGTGTGGGGAGCTACGTGTCTGCTCTGTGTCCTGATTTTGTAGTTCCAGGAGGAGCCCACTGATGGGTTTTGGGTGAGAGAGGGAGGGCTGCACTCTGACATGGACACTACCAGCACTCCAGCGTGGAGTGTGTCTGCCTCTCCCCCTGCAGGCATGCTGGCAAGCCTCGTGGAACAGAACATCTCCGTCCGCAGGCGGCAGGGAGTCAGCATTGGCCGTCTGCACAAGCAGAGGAAGCCAGACCGCCGGAAACGCTCCCGCCCATATAAAGCCAAGCGTCAGTAGCCTGGGAGTCAAGAATGAGAAGAAGCAGCTGGGCTTTGTGGCTTTGGGCAGTGGCACTTGGATCTGTTACCCTTTGCCCAAGGAAGAGGGACCACAGCAACAAGCCCTCGGCCGAGGTGGAGCCTGGGGACAAAGAGAAACCAGCTATTCCTCTGAGCCCGAGTTGTGAAAGGTGGAAATGTGTTGTCTTCAGCAGAGTCCCTCAAGCTGCAGCCAAAGGCAAGCCGGAGGGCCCAGCTGCCTCACTGTGCCATGGCAGTGCCCAGAGGCTGTGGGCCTGCGTCTCGGCACCGTGGCAGGAGGGGAAGAGCCCACCTGGCCAGCGACAGGTCTGGTGTTGTGGGAACGCCAGCAATGCCAAGgcaaggctgtgctggctgcagctgactGTGGCTTGTGTCCTCCTGCATCCAGGccttcagctctgcttccccaggacatttgtgtctgttttctatccctctccctccccaacTTTATTTTTGGTTCTGACCCATGCTATGGCCATTGCTGAGCGAGGTGGCTCCTGGACTGAGCCTGTTCTCCTGCGTCTACCCCCTGCTGCACTGCCCcactcccagagctgctgggtgTGGCCAGGcagtcctgccctgccctgcccttcctACTCTGGGGATAGCAGCACCCTGGGCCAGCGCACCCAGGCTCCCCTGTGGGCCTTGGCAGTTCTGTTGCTGGGTGAGGATGGGTGGGCTCATCCCTGGACCTGGGCCTTGTGCCCAGCCCTCCATGGTGGTGCTGGAAGGTGGTGCATGGCTCTGCTCCCAtggctgctttcctggggacTGGCTCTGTGGCCCTAGCAGGGCCTGTGGGTCACACGGGGTTGCTCCAGGGCCAGTCCCCAGAGAAACCCTGTGAATTATGAACAGAACAAGTTCATAGGGTGGCCTTGGTTCCGCTGGGCACAGCGTGGGTTGGACACTGGATGTAGAGTCACTTGGTGCCCTTGGAGAAGCATTTCAGCGTGTGGAGAGGTGCCTGGTTGTGCTCTAATGCTCTAATGGGATGTGGACCGCAGTGGTGGGCAGAAGCAGTGGAGGGAGCCCaaagctgctcctcctgcccaagCCACTCGCTGGCCGCTAACCCAGAGCTTGCTGGTGGGTGCAGCAGCCTGTTTCTGACTGCTGCATGCAGGCCTGGCCTGCCTCTCACCTGCTGTCTCCTACCAGCCTTGCCAGCACTCCATGGTCTtctgcctgtccccagcaggCTAGCAGTAATCTCAGAAGCCAGAGGTTACCACCTTTCTCCTGAGGTGTCctgaggcagagctgggccagcaacagctgggccaaggggaggTGCCACAAGACAAGACTGAATTTTGCAAATGTGCAAATTTGTACAGATCTTGACTATGGAATGAAACTGTTCTTTTGGTATTTGTTGAAGGGCAGAAAACCCTTCTGTCTCTTGCTGTCTCTAATATCAAATGTAAATAGTGGATTTGTCTGAGGAATAAAGCTACCCTGTAACAGCCAGCCAAGGGGGAGGTGCGTGAGGCTGGGAGTACCAAGTGCCTGCTCTGGGCCATGCTGGCACCTTTTCTGTGGTGCTAAAAACTTGAGGTGATTGTGGGGATAACACCAGGTGAATGTGAAAGCTCAATTTATTGACACAGCTcagagggcaggagcagagggagagtGGGTGCTGGCAGTCAGTGCTTGGCTCCTGCTGCCTACCTTGGTGCAGGATGGTGGAGGTGCTGGCTCAGGCCCTCAGCTGGTATGGTTTCCTGGGCTGGGTGTGTCTTGTGGCTAGAAGTCCAGGGCACAGATCAAGGCTGTGCCCCTTTTGATCCAGTGCTTCTGTGGCTTGTCTGTAGGGATCTCCACAGCAATCACATAGTTGGTGGAGTGGCCTGTTGTTGACAGCGTGCCTGTAACGGGGGAAGCAAGAGGGTGGtactgcagccctggctgctgcacgCTGACTGGGGCGCCCCAAACAAGTGACCCCGTGGGAGATCCCCTGTCCAATCTCTGTGCTAGGTGACAggctgagcagggctgagggAGACAGGCTTGTGTATTTTTGGGTGTGGGCTTGAGGAGAGCCTGGCCAGAGgcactgctgcagagccagggtgCCTGGCTGCTCCATCTCCACAGCCTCAGcaggagaaatctttttctcCCTGGCTGGTCTTGGTCAACAGTGCCTtgctcctgcagcctctcctgggCTCCGTTTGTAGTGGCTTCTACAATCTCCCTTGCTTCTGGAGATCTGTCTTTAGGGCACCTACCTGCACGAGTAAGAGTCTTATAGATTGGGCACAGGTAGGTGCCAGTGGCTGGAGGCTTGCGGTTGGGGACAGGAAGCAGCCAGATAACGGCCATCTCTGTGTAAAGCTCCTTGGGGCGTGACTCTGCTAGCTGAAACGCAGCTGGGTCCCAGCGGGCGCCTTCGAGAAACAAGCCATGAATGTAGCAGCCTTCGTCAGGATGGCGAGTGAGCTCACTCACTGACTCCTTCATTACCTGCAGGAGAGTGGGCCCAGGGCCCTGAGTGAGGCATGTCCATAGAGGCTCAGCCCTGAGGACACCCTTAAGCTGCTCGTAGTTAAGTCAGTGCTGCCCAAGGTGGGGCCTGCCCCAGCTCTCAGGTGGGCTGGGTTTTCTGGCATCTTGCATCACGAGGCTGTGGGGCAGCCTGTGGCAAAGCCTGTGGGGGAGGATGTGAGCAGGTCTGGAGAGGTAGAGAAGTCTCTGCTTGCCTTGTGCAGATGCCTGGCAGTGTGGGTGGGTGTATCTGAGCACAGAGGGGATGATGGGGTCCATGGGCAGTTGTGCAGCTTGTGGCTTCACCTCTTGGGCAGGTCAGGGCTAGAACTGCCTCCTTTGTGGCTTTCTAGCAGCAGATTCCAGAAAAATTCAGAGCCTCTGGCTGACTTACTGACCTTGAAGCTAAATGAGATGGTGTCAATGGAGATGTCGGACTTCCTGGCAAAGTTCTGCAGTGTCCCGGTGAGGAAGGCCTGGGGGAAGAAGAGCCCGCTGATCCAGAACACGGAGGGGATCCCATGGCTGGTCCATTTCTGCAGGAATTCAATCCGTTGCACCAAGTCATTCACCCAGGATGCCAAGGGTTTCAGCGAGGGGTAGGCCTGTGGGGCAACCACAGAGGAAGGTGTTAAACGCAGTCAAGGGCACTCTAGACCTTGTGCCCCAGTTGCTGACAGCTGCCCAGAGCCCAGGGATTCAtccagcctggggctgggaaTACTGCAAGCTGCACTAGGCAAGAGACATCTCTCTGTCAGGAGAGCAAGATCCAGCTCCATGTGagtcagcccagcccagctgtggTGGTTGATGACCCATTGCCCCAGTTCAGGTGAGCtcctgggggcagctgggctggctggggcaCATACTTTGGCATGCCACGTCTCGGGGACAGTGTTGTTGTACAAGCTGCTGGCCATCAGCTCCAGCTGAGAGGACATCACGACCAGGCCCTTCAGAGCTTTCAACAAATCCTTCAGTGTCTGAGCAATCACCTCCAGGAGCCTGTTGTACCTACACAGAAAGAGCAGAGGGAACAGCGTGACTCAGTGCAGTGGTGTATCACCCACGTCTTCCTGGAGAGGGTATAGATCTCTGTACGACGAGTGAAGCTCCTCCATGTAACCCCTGGCTCCATTCCTCTTTAATGGAGTCTCACagctgcccccccagccctgaACTGCTGATGGTGGTGGATGGAGGCACTGGTCAGGCCCCACAGGACAGGGATCAGCTGAAGGTGCTGGCTGGGACAACAGAGTTGTTAGTGTGGCTGCCAACCCCactgccctgctcagcagtgactTTCCTGAAGGGTGGGTGGGAGCAGGGACCTGCACACCCCTGCTGTTATCCAAGGGAGCAGCCAGTTGCTGGCCCAGGACGTGATCTCATAGGGGTTTTACCTGATCACCTCCTGTACCAGCACTGTATTCATGGACTCTTTGTAGAGCAGCGGGTATTTGTGGATCACCTCCTGCACGTTCATGGGGGCAGGCAGCTTTGCCAGGATGTCCTTGGAGGTCTCCTCCACGAGCTGGAAGGAAGACAGCAAGGGGGTGAGCACCCTCCTGGCCACAGCTGCCGAGAAGGGGGAGAGCCAAGGCCTGGATGGCAGTGCCACTGCTGACACCTGGCAGGCAGGGTGGCACCTGCTGAGAGCTGGTGTTTGTGCTTACCgcctgtactgggcactggcTGCCAGAGCACTGACAGGATCAGGACACCCACCTCTTCCCTGCTGCGGCCTCCCAGCATGAAGGTCTTGGGTTGCAGCTGCATAATGGTCCCCAGCAGAGCAAAGATCTCGTTCTGAGCGAAGGTGATGTTGGCATTGTCGTGTAAACCAAAGAGCTCTGGGTTATCGTTGAGTGGCAGGCTCTTGATGTACTGGAGGTAGCCCTGGAGAGGAATCCGCACAGGCTCTGAGGCCAATAGCACAGGGATAAAGCTGTGGTGCCCTGTCGGGCTGCTATGGGCCTGGcccaaaataaattactaagCCAGGGTTGCTGGATAAGCTAAACCCAGCAGATCACAGACTCAGCTAGGAGATAATCCTAGTCTTGGTGTTTGAGATTCATTCATCTGACTTCTACAAAGCAACTTATCTTCTGTCACACCCAGGAAATGCCACGTGCAGCTTTGACTTAGGGACAGCTTATGTGTGCCCAGAGCAATGCCTGCTGATGCAGGACTCGGGCTGCCGGGGAGGCTGACAGGGTGACAGCTCCTCTCAGCCAGGTTCGGTACCTGAGTGGAGGTCATGGCCAAGGTTTGGGATCTGGCTGGAGAGTGAAATTGCAGTTGTGTAGAAGCAAACATGTGCTATGAGAATGAGTAGCTTGGCAATGAGCTTCCTGCTGGGTCTCCTGCAGAGCTCCTTGGGTACTTTAGGTATGTGATATCAAAATGATTCAGGGtacaaaagctttcagctgggaAATTCTGGTGATAGCTGTTACCACCTCCTGTGCACAGCGATAAGGTTTTCCTCCTGTTGCTTCAAACAGATGCAGCTTCCTGAAAGTATCTGAAGATCCCCAGGTGCTTACAAACTTGTTTCCCCAGGGAACTGCAATACAGTGGCTTTGAGGGAGGAGTAGGTCCCCTTTGCACTATGACGATCCCCTGGATCTGTGAGCTGCAATTTGTTGAGTACTTACATCGAGGTCAGAAGAGGTACTGATCTGCTTGTAGATCCCTGATTCCGAATAGGCAAACCCAGGAATTAAAATCTCAGGCTTGTAGAAATCTTCCAAAATACTCATGATGCAGCGCCTGTCCCAGTCATCAGTCACACGACCGCCATAGTTGATCTCACCAGTTGTGTACTTCAGAACCTGTGAGGGACTCTGCCTTGGCTTTCTGACCGACACATGCATCATGAGCCTGTTCCCTCCCCAGGACGGGCCAGCTCACACACTTACCTTGTACGGGATGTCTGTGTATTCACTCAAGAACATCTGTAGCTGACTAATGCAGATGTGGAGGTCTCCGTCTGTAAACTCATAGGGGATGTTGAACCCTAGAGGCCCAAactttctcctctccagcatgTTCCCATGGAAGAAGCAAAGTGACAGCAACAAGGATTTAAATTCTGCAACCTgtgggcaggggagcagggagaagaggtgCTCAGCTTGGGTAGAGGCACGCTTGGATGGGGTCAGTTCCAACTGGGACCTGGCAGACGTGCTAATTCAGCAGTGCCAACTGGAGCCTGGAAAGGTGGAAACCTCCATcagggtgctgtgctggggaaggctgtggcCCACTCCCTTGCATAAAGAGAGCTGTGAGAGTCTTACGCTGGGCCTCCGCAATCCTGTTGCTTCTGTTTCTCAAAGTGAAACTTCTAATTGTCTCATCACAGAGTAGATGTGGGCTTATGAGAAATACCACCAGCCCTTCTCTACTACTTGAGAGCTCTAGTGGAAAGGAAGATCTATGCCGGGAGAGGAGCAACACCCAGGTGGAGAGCATACACTGGAGTGGACACAAGCTGGGGACAGCAAACCAAAGCACAACCTGGGTCTTACCTTGGGGCAAGAATTCAATAAGTCATCACTAAAACTAATGTAGGACTTGAGCAGGTTGGCCTTGACCCCGCGGGGGGGCTCGACAGTCATCTTGGAGCCATTGCGGAGGATGGACACAGGGAAGTGGTTGCTCGGTAGACTGGTGAGCCAGAGGCGAAAGTCCTGATGCACCTGGAAAACCAGAAGGAAGCAAGTGTTCAGAGG is part of the Phalacrocorax aristotelis chromosome 6, bGulAri2.1, whole genome shotgun sequence genome and encodes:
- the BAP1 gene encoding ubiquitin carboxyl-terminal hydrolase BAP1 isoform X2; the encoded protein is MNKGWLELESDPGLFTLLVEDFGVKGVQVEEIYDLQSKCQGPVYGFIFLFKWIEERRSRRKVSTLVDETSVIDDDILIPNSCATHALLSVLLNCNNVDLGPTLSRMKDFTKGFSPESKGYAIGNAPELAKAHNSHARPEPRHLPEKQNGISAVRTMEAFHFVSYVPIKGRLFELDGLKVYPIDHGPWADDEEWTDKARRVIMERIGLATAGEPYHDIRFNLMAVVPDRRMKYESKLHILKMNRQTVLEALQQLIRVTQPELIQTQKSQESQLPEEAKPASNKIVTPESAHPDGTDEPTSQGHPAAMQSPPNKSKPVAKTSASGINGAPPANPNPIVQRLPAFLDNHNYAKSPMQEEEDLAAGVGRSRVPVRQHQQYSDDEDDYDDDDDDDVRNTNSAVRYKRKGQVKQEHMTGAVDGQLSVLQPNTINVLAEKLKESQKDLSIPLSIKTSSGGAAVAVVTHSQPSPTPSNESTDTASEIGSAFNSPLRSPIRSANPTRPSSPVTSHISKVLFGEEDGLLRVDCMRYNRAVRDLGPVISTGLLHLTEDGMFCPLTVADGGKSSPPSIKPSEEAPVTIKLDEKEGSEASDSKEKVGLGRTSDHPGGEKYSPKELLALLKCVEAEIANYEACLKEEVEKRKKFKIDDQRRTHNYDEFICTFISMLAQEGMLASLVEQNISVRRRQGVSIGRLHKQRKPDRRKRSRPYKAKRQ
- the BAP1 gene encoding ubiquitin carboxyl-terminal hydrolase BAP1 isoform X3, whose translation is MNKGWLELESDPGLFTLLVEDFGVKGVQVEEIYDLQSKCQGPVYGFIFLFKWIEERRSRRKVSTLVDETSVIDDDIVNNMFFAHQLIPNSCATHALLSVLLNCNNVDLGPTLSRMKDFTKGFSPESKGYAIGNAPELAKAHNSHARPEPRHLPEKQNGISAVRTMEAFHFVSYVPIKGRLFELDGLKVYPIDHGPWADDEEWTDKARRVIMERIGLATAGEPYHDIRFNLMAVVPDRRMKYESKLHILKMNRQTVLEALQQLIRVTQPELIQTQKSQESQLPEEAKPASNKIVTPESAHPDGTDEPTSQGHPAAMQSPPNKSKPVAKTSASGINGAPPANPNPIVQRLPAFLDNHNYAKSPMQEEEDLAAGVGRSRVPVRQHQQYSDDEDDYDDDDDDDVRNTNSAVRYKRKGQVKQEHMTGAVDGQLSVLQPNTINVLAEKLKESQKDLSIPLSIKTSSGGAAVAVVTHSQPSPTPSNESTDTASEIGSAFNSPLRSPIRSANPTRPSSPVTSHISKVLFGEEDGLLRVDCMRYNRAVRDLGPVISTGLLHLTEDGMFCPLTVADGGKSSPPSIKPSEEAPVTIKLDEKEGSEASDSKEKELLALLKCVEAEIANYEACLKEEVEKRKKFKIDDQRRTHNYDEFICTFISMLAQEGMLASLVEQNISVRRRQGVSIGRLHKQRKPDRRKRSRPYKAKRQ
- the BAP1 gene encoding ubiquitin carboxyl-terminal hydrolase BAP1 isoform X1, translating into MNKGWLELESDPGLFTLLVEDFGVKGVQVEEIYDLQSKCQGPVYGFIFLFKWIEERRSRRKVSTLVDETSVIDDDIVNNMFFAHQLIPNSCATHALLSVLLNCNNVDLGPTLSRMKDFTKGFSPESKGYAIGNAPELAKAHNSHARPEPRHLPEKQNGISAVRTMEAFHFVSYVPIKGRLFELDGLKVYPIDHGPWADDEEWTDKARRVIMERIGLATAGEPYHDIRFNLMAVVPDRRMKYESKLHILKMNRQTVLEALQQLIRVTQPELIQTQKSQESQLPEEAKPASNKIVTPESAHPDGTDEPTSQGHPAAMQSPPNKSKPVAKTSASGINGAPPANPNPIVQRLPAFLDNHNYAKSPMQEEEDLAAGVGRSRVPVRQHQQYSDDEDDYDDDDDDDVRNTNSAVRYKRKGQVKQEHMTGAVDGQLSVLQPNTINVLAEKLKESQKDLSIPLSIKTSSGGAAVAVVTHSQPSPTPSNESTDTASEIGSAFNSPLRSPIRSANPTRPSSPVTSHISKVLFGEEDGLLRVDCMRYNRAVRDLGPVISTGLLHLTEDGMFCPLTVADGGKSSPPSIKPSEEAPVTIKLDEKEGSEASDSKEKVGLGRTSDHPGGEKYSPKELLALLKCVEAEIANYEACLKEEVEKRKKFKIDDQRRTHNYDEFICTFISMLAQEGMLASLVEQNISVRRRQGVSIGRLHKQRKPDRRKRSRPYKAKRQ